From the Lolium rigidum isolate FL_2022 chromosome 2, APGP_CSIRO_Lrig_0.1, whole genome shotgun sequence genome, one window contains:
- the LOC124687751 gene encoding uncharacterized protein LOC124687751, giving the protein MAKYNVVTKNKREHSQDRKRRAHGDPNSGKLKQRTDHHVISGKRKRKLQRRDKRDQKEAALVKALENNMGDVDMVSAEASSETGKDKPRIKFNVKKNSRIQIKRLKGKGRKKAKNANPPTKEKADAMVE; this is encoded by the exons ATGGCCAAGTACAACGTGGTGACGAAGAACAAGCGCGAGCACAGCCAGGACCGCAAGCGCCGCGCCCATGGGGACCCCAACTCCGGCAAGCTCAAGCAGCGCACCGACCACCATGTCATCTCGGGCAAGCGCAAGCGCAAGCTCCAGCGCCGCGACAAACGG GACCAGAAGGAGGCTGCGTTGGTGAAGGCGCTGGAGAACAACATGGGGGACGTCGACATGGTGTCTGCTGAAG CATCTTCAGAAACTGGAAAAGACAAGCCTCGGATTAAGTTTAATGTGAAGAAAAACTCAAGGAtacagatcaaaagactaaaaggCAAAG GTAGAAAGAAAGCTAAAAATGCCAATCCTCCAACGAAGGAGAAGGCTGATGCCATGGTAGAATGA